From the Primulina tabacum isolate GXHZ01 chromosome 15, ASM2559414v2, whole genome shotgun sequence genome, one window contains:
- the LOC142526036 gene encoding uncharacterized protein LOC142526036: MEDRQPETQDLLKEVNLGTVECPKLTYISDLLEEEMKKEIVKLLVEFKDCFAWEYEDMPGLDSKLVEHRLPIKDGFKSYQQPSRRMSKAIEARVKEEIEKLLKAKFIRPVRYTEWLANIVPVMKKNEKLRVCIDFRDLNCATPKDVYVMPVANMLVDAVAKNELMSFMDGFSGYNQIKEEDVSKTAFRCLEAIGTFELLVMPFGLKNAGATYQRAMNTIFHEMIGQCLEVYIDDIVVKSKKASDHIGHLRKSFIRMRQHNLKLNPLKCAFGVQAGNFLGFLVHQRGVEVDKNKVKTIMTMMPPKNKKELQRFPGQTDLVKYMLHRPILTGRIGKWSLALAEFTLIYCPQKWVKGQAIAGFLADHPMVDVAGSAPMDIPVFCVNQPWILKFDGSSTRVEYEALVIGLKILRDLGAKDVLIIGDSQLVLKQMSGEYKCSSLALAPYFTAASQLLDDFEDVTFQHVPRQDNWEADELAQIASGLKMSPELTHKLLLIQRRNHPSIHQRGIQVDTFDIDVDLAGDWRDGIKDALRNPEHNVHYGLKMRILHYVLMEDELYRKRDDVLLLRCLGFLEAM, translated from the exons ATGGAAGATCGGCAGCCAGAGACTCAGGATCTTTTGAAAGAAGTAAATCTGGGAACCGTGGAATGCCCCAAACTTACCTATATCAGTGACTTGTTAGAggaagaaatgaagaaagaaattgTGAAACTTCTCGTGGAATTCAAAGATTGTTTCGCGTGGGAATATGAAGATATGCCGGGTTTAGACAGTAAATTGGTGGAACATCGCCTACCAATTAAAGATGGTTTCAAATCATACCAACAGCCGTCTAGAAGGATGTCCAAGGCCATTGAAGCAAGGGTAAAAGAAGAAATCGAAAAATTGCTCAAAGCGAAATTCATCCGTCCAGTAAGATACACGGAATGGCTTGCAAACATAGTTCCCGTTATGAAGAAGAATGAGAAGCTTCGAGTTTGCATAGATTTCAGGGATTTAAATTGTGCCACCCCGAAAGACGTTTATGTCATGCCTGTGGCCAATATGCTAGTCGATGCAGTGGCGAAAAACGAGTTGATGTCATTCATGGATGGATTTTCAGGATACAATCAAATAAAAGAGGAAGATGTATCCAAAACAGCTTTTAGATGTCTTGAGGCAATTGGCACGTTCGAATTGCTTgttatgccatttggtttaaaaAACGCAGGAGCAACTTACCAAAGGGCCATGAATACTATTTTCCATGAAATGATCGGTCAGTGCTTGGAAGTATATATTGATGACATTGTTGTTAAGTCGAAAAAAGCATCTGATCATATTGGTCACCTCAGGAAGAGTTTTATAAGGATGAGGCAACACAATTTGAAGTTGAATCCTTTGAAATGTGCTTTCGGTGTACAAGCTGGGAATTTCCTTGGTTTTTTAGTTCACCAGCGGGGAGTAGAGGTGGACAAAAATAAGGTTAAAACTATCATGACAATGATGCCACCAAAGAATAAGAAAGAGCTGCAAAGATTCCCCGGTCAG ACAGATCTTGTCAAATACATGCTTCACAGGCCTATCTTGACTGGAAGGATTGGCAAATGGTCGCTGGCACTGGCCGAATTCACCTTGATTTATTGCCCCCAAAAATGGGTGAAAGGCCAAGCCATTGCTGGTTTTCTGGCAGACCACCCTATGGTTGATGTGGCAGGGAGCGCACCAATGGATATCCCAGTATTCTGTGTTAATCAGCCCTGGATTTTGAAGTTTGATGGTTCGAGCACAAGA GTTGAATACGAAGCGCTAGTGATTGGTTTAAAAATTTTACGAGATTTGGGCGCTAAAGATGTGTTGATTATCGGAGATTCCCAGTTGGTTCTCAAGCAAATGTCAGGGGAATATAAATGTTCGAGTTTGGCATTGGCCCCTTATTTTACTGCTGCTTCACAACTCCTTGATGATTTTGAAGATGTGACGTTCCAACACGTGCCAAGGCAAGACAATTGGGAAGCTGATGAATTGGCTCAGATTGCTTCTGGCTTAAAGATGTCGCCCGAGCTCACCCATAAACTTTTGTTGATACAAAGGAGAAATCATCCTTCTATTCATCAGCGAGGAATACAAGTGGATACTTTTGATATTGATGTTGACCTCGCTGGGGATTGGAGAGATGGGATAAAAGATGCATTGAGAAATCCTGAGCATAATGTGCACTATGGTTTGAAGATGAGAATTCTACATTATGTCTTGATGGAAGATGAACTGTATAGGAAAAGGGACGATGTTTTATTGTTGCGATGTCTGGGTTTCCTAGAGGCCATGTGA
- the LOC142527788 gene encoding protein STAY-GREEN homolog, chloroplastic-like, with product MGALTLALVLPSKLKIQPFSEEQPFFSLHRARRRCSTKKKQSAVARLFGPAIFEASKLKVLFVGVDEKKHPGKLPRTYTLTHSDITSKLTLAISQTIDNSQLQGWYNRLQRDEVVAEWKKIKDKMSLHVHCHISGGHFLLDMFARLRFFIFCKELPVVLKAFVHGDVNLLNNYPELQDALVWVYFHSNIPEFNKIECWGPLKEPASPSIPVDSDHISLVSSIDRKQVDTPKPCQETCKCCFPPITLVSGWPAAPNQADGIISIGLDSPNNVVSGGS from the exons ATGGGTGCTCTAACTCTGGCTTTGGTACTCCCTTCAAAGCTCAAAATACAGCCGTTTTCTGAAGAACAACCATTCTTCTCTCTTCACAGAGCAAGGAGGAGATGTTCCACCAAGAAGAAGCAATCCGCA GTTGCGAGATTATTTGGGCCAGCTATATTTGAAGCATCGAAGCTGAAAGTTCTGTTCGTAGGAGTTGACGAGAAGAAACACCCCGGAAAGCTTCCAAGAACTTACACACTTACACACAGTGATATCACATCCAAGCTCACTCTTGCTATATCTCAAACCATCGATAATTCACag TTGCAAGGGTGGTACAACAGATTACAGAGAGATGAAGTGGTGGCGGAGTGGAAGAAGATCAAAGATAAAATGTCACTCCATGTTCATTGTCACATAAGCGGCGGCCATTTCTTGTTGGATATGTTTGCGAGGCTCAGATTCTTCATTTTTTGCAAAGAACTTCCCGTG gtTTTGAAGGCATTTGttcatggagatgtgaacttaCTCAACAATTACCCAGAGCTACAAGATGCATTGGTTTGGGTATATTTCCACTCCAACATTCCAGAATTCAACAAGATCGAGTGTTGGGGCCCTCTGAAAGAGCCAGCTTCTCCCTCCATACCAGTCGATTCCGACCACATTTCGCTTGTAAGCAGTATTGACCGTAAACAAGTGGACACTCCGAAGCCATGCCAAGAGACATGCAAATGCTGTTTCCCACCAATCACCTTGGTCTCTGGTTGGCCCGCTGCCCCTAATCAGGCTGATGGGATCATCTCCATTGGCTTGGACAGCCCGAATAATGTCGTCTCCGGCGGGTCTTGA